The region GATCAcccctaaccctaaccctaaccctaaccctaaccctaaccctaaccctaaccctaaccctaaccctaaccctaaccctaaccctaaccctaaccctaaccctaaccctaaccctaagcGATAGGCGTGATTACAGGGGTTACTTCCGTTCTGGCGTTGTGGTGGTCCGGAGGGCGGATTCTGAAAAAGCCAGTTGATGCGCGATCATTATGATATTATATAAGTTGAATGGCGTTTTAATATCGTTTTGCTTAATACCTAGAATATGTTATTGACATGAGGAACCGCCTGTCTTTGTGTAGGCGATTTTGCATAGGTTGAGTGAGGAAAATATGTTGTGAGCTTGTGGATGTTATTAGAGCCGAGCTACCGTAGTCATATTTACTTTCTTCCTAGTGGAATAATTCCGCCATGAACTGAACGCTCACTAAGATAGTCATGGTGACATACTGGTATGGTTCAAGTAGTGGGCTAGGGCTAGGCGGTTGTTGATACTTGAATTTGAATTTGAAGGGTCTTTAATGCAGTGCCTTGCACAACCGCGCTGCTCCCACTGAACTCTGCAACTTTGTTTCCCAAATCCTCTAGCCGTACGGACTAGTCATATGCAAGTTTAGATGTAAAGTCTCTTGGCGAGCTAACCCTGGTTTCGTAATTTCTACTGGCGGATAGGCACCGGtaaggcgcccgtccgcCGTtacgtgggaattgagggataGGGATCAcgtgtcacagggccaggtcgtcgccagctggctccggcGTCGGCCCGTGACAACTCTCCCCCCCAATAAAGAAAGGATCGGCCTCGATCCGACGCTAAGCCGTTTTGGCCTACAATAGAGTTGGAGCTCTATTGTTAATGTCAATATAACCCATTGTTGTTATTTCTGTTGCCTTTGTCGACAAGCTGCAGGTCATTTCTGAATAGACAAGGCGCCTGCCCGCTCCTGGATATATAAGGATCGTAATTTCCCATAGTGCTTGCAGAGGTTTCCCAATCTTGATATTCCCGGCATTGATATTTGTCGCTTACTGACTTGATATGCCCAAAAGAGTTCTGAAAGGCGCAGCCAAGCGGGCCCGCGAGGCCAAGCATGCCCGCGATGCTGCCAAAGCCAGGGTATGACAAATAGTCTTTGGCTTGGCCCTCCTCACTGTACGCGTTCACTCAGCGGCTCAGTTCCTTTTTGAACGTGAGGCTGAATCAAGAACACATTCCACACGAAATACTCCCAAATTCCGCAAGCGACGATAAGCTTCTCGACAGGCCGGTGACAGGGGCTGACCTATTCGCTCCATCATCCGGACCTTCATCCAACAGCGTCTATCCGAGTCTCCTGCAGGAGGAATACTTTTGGAATTACTTCTGGCAAACGTACCACGTCTCGCTCTGCCCAATTCTAGACGATGCCCAGTTCAAGCAGCACTATCAGAGCCTCCTGATCGCCGATGGCAAAGGGCGCAAACCATCAGCTCTCGTCGACATCGTCGTGGCAGCCTGTATGCAGTATCACATCTCTACACTCCCCCTAGGCTCGCAAAGCGGCCTAGTTGAAGGCAAAGATGCCTCTGTAGCCGGCCGCTGGCACTACTGGCGCGGCCAAACATTACTGACCTACGAGCTCGAAAGCCTGTCGATATCCACCCTGCAATGCCACGTACTCTGCTCGATCTACCTCTGCGGCGGATCGTTCCACAATATGATGGACACAGCCATGGCACAGGCCGTGCGCACAGCATACATCCTTGGTCTCCACCGGGATCTGCCATCGACCCTCCCAGAGGCGAAGCGCGAAATGCGGAGGCGGCTCTGGTGGACCGTTTATTTCATGGATACCCGCGCTACCATGAAACTCGGACGTTCGTTCATGCTTAGCGAGTCCCATTCTATGCCCGCCCTCTGCATCGATAGCTTGCGTGTTGCAGCATCGTCGGGCTCGACGTTCGTCCCCGCTGATGAAGATATGACGTGGCTAAGCTTTAATCTGCGACAGATAACGCTCTGCAGAACATTCCGAGCAGCTTATACCTCCTTTCATAATACCGATTTCCATCTACAAGAGGGACAGCCAATCTGGGATCGCCCGGATGCGCTTCAAGCCGGCGCCGAGATCATCGCTAAGCATATCCCGTCCCTCGACGCTTGGTGCGATAGCGTCCCTGATGCCCTGAAGCTGAAACGGCAGGATTCCAACAGCAGACCATTCTCCACTGATGGCGCCCGCGTTGTTTTAGAGCTGTCCGCCCCAGAGTGGTTACAGCGACAGCGCATGCTCCTCGAAAACACGTACCACCACGTCTGCGTCAACCTATTCAGATCAATGATATGCTTTCCGTATCAACCAGCAAGCCAGGTGCACATATCAGAGAACTCACTACCCGGTGAACTTGCGACGCGCTGCGCCGCTCACGCCATTGCTTTGACGAAGCTCACACACCAGGTTTTGGAAGAAACATCACTATTGGACGGCTGGCATGAGGCCTTTTACTGCCAGTGGGATGCCGTGATGACGCTCATTGGCTTTGTATTGGCGTACCCTGGCTCCGGCACGGTGACTTTGGAAGCCAAGAGCGCGATTCACCTTGCAATTGCGGTATCCGAGAATTTCGGGTTCAAGTTCGCTGTTGGAACGAGTGCGAGTAAGATTGTACAGGGGCTGTGTGCAAAGTCTGAGACTCTCACTGCAAATGAGTACGCCTCGGCTTACATTGGTGCTAGTACGCAGAATgcgaatatatataggatatatgggggtcaaatttgcggcGTTATTGATTGGCAGAATTCCTAGATAAGAAATAAACATGCATTTCTCCTTCTATAAATCTTCTTAAAATCTTCTTAAAATCTTCTTAAAGTACAATTTGGttgccttcttctccctcctctgcatCTAGGTCAATTGGGGTCCCTGCTTGCCCGGCTCTGGGTCTAGGCTGAAAATATCAATCTGCCTATTCGGTGCAACGTGCCATCTACCCTGCAGTAGATCACTCCTGCCTTCCTCTATAGTATCCCATCACTCATCTTGTACAGAACATCGCCTTCCATGGTCAGACCATTTACAATTGCCGCAGGCTCCGCCAAATGCGCCTGGGACATGGCGGCATTCTGTAAATAAGTACATTGCCTGTCTACAGCGGCAGTTTGTACAGGGCTGAGCCATAGCTATGCTGCGGGATTAGATAGAAAGGGCATTGATATATAATGGCGGATGCTGCTTAATCTGCTGGGCAAATATACTGCTATGTATAAATGGCACGGGTGCTCCAGGTTGGGCCAGCAGCTGTTATCTGACATGGGTGTGCACATAGGGTGCAAGCTGCTGATCCCCATTTGGCAGGATAGGATTTTGATCTTGAGGAGTCTGCTTATACAAGCAGTAAAAAAACCTTCTAGTATCAGAGCTAGTGGTTGAGcttagacttgttaaacccaacccacgaaacccgcctcAACCAGCCCcgggttgggttagaattatttgctaaacctatgggcggtttactgttcaggtaacccaccccaaaaaccgcgtgggcggatcagctgggcctgaaaacccgccccaacccgtggtttaacaagtctatgTTAAGATATAATAAGAAGGTCAGGCAGAAAGATACTTAAGCTTAGTTCAGATAAAAACTCATAGTCAAGGTTAAATACAAGGATTTATATTTTAGATAAGATCTATAGATAGGTATATAGTTACCGCCCTaaattattatatataaagaCAGAGGTATAAAACTAGATATATTACCCTGTATATAAAGATAGAGGAATATAACAGGATATATTACCCTGCATAAAAAAGTAACAGTGTTAGCATGGTATACTATAATAACCTAGCTTGCCAGGCTCAATCACACACACTTTGGCTAATAGGAACACACACTGGGTCCCAATCAAGCACAGAGAAACAGCACTGCAGTCAGGTACTTAACAGCCTACAAGGTTCAAGGCTTGTTTGGGAGAGCAGAAGGGAAAACATAAGAGAGGTGTAAAGACAGGAGAACAGAGCATGAGGTTGTACCCAGCAAAGAATTCCTTTCGAACTCTATAGAGAACACTTGCCAGATAGATTCACTACTTGGCCGCGGCCATTAGGGCTGCTCCAATACCGGTTCCATCAAAGATCCCTTCCAGCTACCCTTTAATCTCCCCAGACGCAATCACTGTCCCAAACGCATCTGTGACCTCCTTTAGCGCCACATCAACGAGGACATTCGCCTCCACCCCGGGAATAGCCCTATCGCTAACCCCGTCCCTTACAACAAGCACATCGTATCCCAACTCCGCGCCCGTCCTAGCCGTAGTCGACACACAGACATGCGCCATGTATCCTACAAGGACGACCTTCTTACCTACCGCCCCCAAAGACTGCAGGTACTCGTGGAGATCGGTCTGCGCAAACGAGGATGGCCATTTCTTGGTAATGACCTTCTCCCCAACTGCGGGGCTCAGCTCAGGAAACTCCTTTGCTAGGGGCGTGTCGGGTGTGAAGACCGGTGCCCCAGCAGGTGTCTGGTGAACAACATGGACAATGTTCTTGTGTTGACCGGCAGTACGGTACCGGGAGAGAAGATCGGCAATTACTTTTCGGCTCTGGTCGACCTCTTGGACTCTGAGAAGACCCTGGGCGTACTCGTTCTGTGCGTCGACGATGATAAGCGTGGAGTCGGTGATTGTGGCGGTTGAGGGCGCCAGGCCGATGATCTGGCGGAAAGATTGGGAGGACATGTTGATACTACAGGGCCAAGCAAGGCAGCGCAGATTAAGAGAAAAGACGCCGGGAATTCTGGGAGCGATAAAGAAAATGCGGCCGGAGACGTCACTTTCAAGGCTGTGGTCCGCTAGCCCGGTGGGCAACCTTGTAACAGCAGTCCGCCAAAGCGCCCAACGAATTGGAAACGGCAGTTGCGGTTTTGCCGCAGCCCAGATGAAGTAAATCATGGTCCCCTCATTGTGGCGCTCGTGTTACACTCCATCGGGTTATTTATGTTCAGGAACCTTTGCGTTCAGTAACGATAGGGATTGTATTCTGGGGAGCGGCACTCTTGTACGACGCCACCACACCCCCCACTTGGTCAAGTGGCACTCTATGTAGCCGTACTCAGTACGCACTCGGTAGATTTCCGTGAGTCATTCACAAAACTATATCTGGTTGTATGTGTAAGCTGCCTGCCCAGCCCTTTTCTGCCATTGCGATTGCGCTAATTGCTGATGTGAACGTGCCCAGCAGACAGGATTGCCTAGGTAGGGTTAGAGCACACGGGTGCCTAACTACGGCAGCTTTCAGCATCTTGGTCCCGGAGGATCAGCCCATATCCGGAAGAATTATTCAACGTGCCTATTTGTTTGAATGTACGTCTCAAGTATGCGGCCCGCCATCCTCGCAGCATTCAGCACCCTTCCCGCCGCTGCCAAGGCCACTTACCCTTTTGCTCCTGAGACGTTTGACGGCTCCTATAAAGTACGTGCAGAATGGAAAACTAGAAGAAGCACTGACATCCCAGGACATCGGACTCCCCACCATCTACGATCTCTCCGCGACGCAGTCGACCAACTACAACGGGTCCTGGGCGACGGGTTCATGGATAACCAGCGTAAGCGGAGGGCAATATTTTGTCGTCTCGCATTACGTGAATGACGGAATTCACGATGTCTACCGGTCCTCGATTCTTGATTTAAGCAGCCTGAAGTACCGCTACTTCTTCCAAGCCGGCAATGGCTCGTATACTGCCTCGCCCCCTTCTCATCTCAAGGCCGGCGTGGGGAAGGGCAATGGTTTCGAAGGCATTTCGAACGACAACTATACCACTATGCGTGTTCAGAGCTCGCACCCTAATGTCACGTTCGATCTCACCTACCATGCAACGACAAAACCGCTCATTAATGGCGGCGCGGGTGTTGTGATGCTGGGCGCCAGCGAAAGCAAGCAATGGAGCCTCCCGGCCTGTTGGACCAATGGTTTTCTGATCGTTGGCGACGAGCAGATTCCAATTGATCCAAAGCGCTCACTAACCTGGTATGACCGGCAGTGGGGGACCGGTGGCCTCACAAACTGGACCTGGTATGGCCTTCATATTCCCAAAACTGGCCATGTCCTTAGTATCTGGACAGGTGATACAGATGCCGACCGGGCTGCGCCAATTACACCTGTGCGATTTGCTACTGTTCGCAATGCCTACGGGGCCCAGACAGTCTGTAATATTACTTGGATACCAGATCTCAGTCACATATTCCACTCAGATTCCACCAACAAAAGTTATCCTCTTGCCTGGACTGTTGAGATCCCCAGTTATGATGCGATCATCAAAGTCAAGAGCCGCACGGAGAATCAGTTGAATACTGGTTCACATGGGTCCGAACCCGAAGCTTATAATGGATTTGTGACATTCGCAGGCCAGTTCCAGGGGACAGAGACTGAGGGATTTGGAATAGTTGAGATTGTGTACCTGTAGAAGTAAGAAAAGCAGTATCTCATTTTCAATCTACTGAGATAGGTTACTTGTGGCTGATCTTTGTGTCTGTTCCAATCTGTCTACTCAACGTCCATAACTGTATTAAGAGTATCTGCTCATCAGACCCATGGTTCGCAGACAACTTTAGGCAGAGTGTACATGTGGATAGACTTAATAAACCTATTGTCTTTCCCAGGCTGAACTGTATCAAAGTGTGCCCAGATCTCGTCAAACGCATTCAACTCCATTTTGACAGTGCCTTTGATAAAAGGCAGGTCAAGATTAACGCAAAGTGCCTGGTTAGCCATCCCATGGAAAATACCGAGGTCAAATCCACAGGTTTCAAGTTCAATAACAATCTCAGATGTTAATGTATCTATCCAGCCACCAATCTGCATTCGAGGGGAGGTTAGCTGCTATTGGTCCCTCATGGTCAGGCgcgaaaagaaaagaggcaCCCACATAGAATATATCAACACAGAGCTCAAGCAATTCACGACTCTTTCttggaggaaatgaagagagTAAATATCCCTTTCCATTCTCCAGTCTACCCACTCTATAGACTCCAGGATTTTCCTGAGCCTTTGTAATAATAAGAGCTAGACAAACAACATCAGCAGATATGATCTCAGCTGGTGGGCTACCATAGGTGCATAGTAAAGTATGTAGTGTGATTCCTACCAGTGTGGTACATGATGGCGGTGGACTATCAAGGATTCTTTCAATATTCAATGCTCAGGTATTTCATTGGGATATGGCTGTTTATTAATGAGTGTTTTATTTAGGTGCTGGCACAGAGTGTCGTGACCCAATCTGGATTCCCAGCAGCACCTCGCATGTGCAATATGGATGGAATTCGCGAATATTGAAACGTAACCTACTCATGTACCCTAGCCATTTTCTCTCAACAATCCGCCGTACAATGCAGGAATGTGACCCTTTCCACCTCACGTGTCTGTTACACTGCATTTATATCTTGTTGCAATCAACTTCTATCTGCCAAACTACCGCTGCTGCTTTGTCCCTGGACAACAAGGGCGccaagatggaggagaaaggcTGATGCTGATCTTGTCTGACAATGTATCCGACCTGACTGTCCATGTCATGCTACCGATATACTTCCGGTCCTCCAGTTGAGGCAGGTCTGCAGGCTAGGACCCCACTTAGGTGTTATCGGCGGGGAAACAAATAAATAGTTAGGGCCCGAGACGAGTAACGCTGCTTGGAACCACCGGGAGATTACCACCTTCCAAGGTGGTTGCAATGATGCTATCCCGAGCTGTTCCCTTGTTTCCTAGGGCCGCCCTGTGTAGGTGGGTCCATTACagtggttgatgctggtgatGCTTTTGATAAGAGCAGGCTAATCCATACAGATGATGGACAAATGCCATGTGACGCTGATCCCTTATAGTGTGCATGTGATGTATCCAGTTTATCCATACTATATATCAGCTTTGCTGCTATCTCCAAGGGTCTATCCTCCCATTCTGAATCCAAGCCTCAATCTAGATATATCAGTTCATACAGTAAATAGAGATTCCAAGTATGGTGCCAAGTATAAAGGCATCCGCTCCTCTAGTAGGCTACGTACATGTAATTAATCCAGCCCCATTTCGCCCCTTTCCACACGAGTTACAGGAGTATTCTATAATGAAATTGAAGATGAACAAATAAATGTGATTGATACACTATTCATCAGGAGCTAATGTCAGCACCAAGTAACATCATCACCCTAGAAGAGCTCACCACAACAGTCCTGCATGTTGACCTGTCATTCCTACAATGCTCGAGGAGCATCCCCTGCGCTGCAGTGCTGTCATGCTGACCGATACAGGATATAGAAATCCAGGACACGTTGCTTGGTGTCATATGGTCCGGTCCGAGCGCGGATCGAACTCGGAACCGGACGGTTACCCGGCCACATCATCAATCTCTGAAAGCGGAATGACTCTTCATATTGTCTATATAATGTACTAGGCAACCTTGAAGAGGACGGCTAAGAGTTAGTCTTGATCGAAATGTGACAGATAGCTTCATGTTATTGTTACTCCTTGATCCCATGATGATTCTCTGCCGTACCTAATCGATCCTCCATCCTCGACACCCGTCACACTTGAAGACTCAAGCCAGCAAGACGGGCGCTTATATAGAGGCCTCCCGGCCGTCAGGTATCTAGAAATCTCGAGGTTATGATTTAGGTATGAACCATGTTCTCACATTGATCGAATATCGTATGCCATCGCTTCGTCGTAGCCAGAGAACCCAAAAGTCTGGTAAGAATGATAAATCAATGATACCATGACCTGGGTATCAAACTTTCGCAGCCTCAATAATCCCATCACCCCCTTCATCAGGTGAATTCCAGAACCTGATTAGCTGGAGGCCTGCCATATGAAGTAGCGTACGCCATTGTTCCCTTGTACGTTCCATTCCCCCGTTGCACGCCATCGTTGCAATATCCGACATTGCCTGGAACTGGCACACTCCCTTTTCCGGCACAATGCCCTCGTGTAGGAGGAGTTTCGAGTACCCGGGTGTCATTGCTGAGGAGATTCCCTCCAGGATCCGCACGCAGTAGTTGTCGGGCCAATCGTGCA is a window of Aspergillus nidulans FGSC A4 chromosome VI DNA encoding:
- a CDS encoding protein asqA (transcript_id=CADANIAT00009354), encoding MPKRVLKGAAKRAREAKHARDAAKARRLSSFLNVRLNQEHIPHEILPNSASDDKLLDRPVTGADLFAPSSGPSSNSVYPSLLQEEYFWNYFWQTYHVSLCPILDDAQFKQHYQSLLIADGKGRKPSALVDIVVAACMQYHISTLPLGSQSGLVEGKDASVAGRWHYWRGQTLLTYELESLSISTLQCHVLCSIYLCGGSFHNMMDTAMAQAVRTAYILGLHRDLPSTLPEAKREMRRRLWWTVYFMDTRATMKLGRSFMLSESHSMPALCIDSLRVAASSGSTFVPADEDMTWLSFNLRQITLCRTFRAAYTSFHNTDFHLQEGQPIWDRPDALQAGAEIIAKHIPSLDAWCDSVPDALKLKRQDSNSRPFSTDGARVVLELSAPEWLQRQRMLLENTYHHVCVNLFRSMICFPYQPASQVHISENSLPGELATRCAAHAIALTKLTHQVLEETSLLDGWHEAFYCQWDAVMTLIGFVLAYPGSGTVTLEAKSAIHLAIAVSENFGFKFAVGTSASKIVQGLCAKSETLTANEYASAYIGASTQNANIYRIYGGQICGVIDWQNS
- a CDS encoding putative isochorismatase family hydrolase (transcript_id=CADANIAT00009355); this encodes MSSQSFRQIIGLAPSTATITDSTLIIVDAQNEYAQGLLRVQEVDQSRKVIADLLSRYRYMAHVCVSTTARTGAELGYDVLVVRDGVSDRAIPGVEANVLVDVALKEVTDAFGTVIASGEIKGVIYPVIFLYLYIQDLI
- a CDS encoding uncharacterized protein (transcript_id=CADANIAT00009356), translating into MRPAILAAFSTLPAAAKATYPFAPETFDGSYKDIGLPTIYDLSATQSTNYNGSWATGSWITSVSGGQYFVVSHYVNDGIHDVYRSSILDLSSLKYRYFFQAGNGSYTASPPSHLKAGVGKGNGFEGISNDNYTTMRVQSSHPNVTFDLTYHATTKPLINGGAGVVMLGASESKQWSLPACWTNGFLIVGDEQIPIDPKRSLTWYDRQWGTGGLTNWTWYGLHIPKTGHVLSIWTGDTDADRAAPITPVRFATVRNAYGAQTVCNITWIPDLSHIFHSDSTNKSYPLAWTVEIPSYDAIIKVKSRTENQLNTGSHGSEPEAYNGFVTFAGQFQGTETEGFGIVEIVYL